Proteins from one Methanolinea sp. genomic window:
- a CDS encoding PAS domain-containing protein, with translation MEKWSRVVPSVFDRKDFWTVVLALTTVFAFLMNFYGMERDLLPLTSHLFYIPIVIAAYWFPRNGVTATVAIAMAYLGTVYLSQYPDLGSITQATTYFYVFVAIGVIVASLSSTQKEQERRYRAIFESSEAGVFLVVNLKSGPVIEEVNQKGASLLGYRPGELAGRPFLDLFPIGKERKEITDSVSRGGSLSDHECHLRRKDGHVLHCLLAAGPLPGRRTVYTVVDITERKRAEEEVMASRRQYVDALNAMLDGIVLVGRKGEIVLLNSTLAHWLSLSGRENEIVGRDAGVAIPCLRGQAREAIRAVFETGESGRLTLSHVVRGKEHFFDTHIIPVLDGGEVTRVMVIMRDITRRRELEREKKRAYEQIEKNIEQFAVLGDHIRNPVQVILGIAELEGGPFAERIRDQVREIERTVVQLDRGWVESEKIRKFIRKYYGIGEEIGDPGEKNSK, from the coding sequence GTGGTCGAGGGTGGTTCCCTCCGTGTTCGACAGGAAAGATTTCTGGACCGTGGTCCTCGCACTCACCACGGTCTTTGCGTTCCTCATGAATTTTTACGGCATGGAACGGGACCTCCTGCCCCTCACCTCCCACCTCTTCTACATCCCCATCGTAATCGCGGCCTACTGGTTCCCGAGGAACGGCGTCACGGCGACCGTCGCGATCGCGATGGCGTACCTCGGCACCGTCTACCTCTCGCAGTACCCGGACCTTGGGAGCATCACGCAGGCGACCACGTACTTCTACGTCTTCGTCGCGATCGGCGTGATCGTCGCGTCGCTCTCGAGCACCCAGAAGGAGCAGGAGCGGCGGTACCGCGCGATCTTCGAGTCCTCGGAGGCCGGGGTCTTCCTCGTCGTCAACCTGAAATCGGGGCCCGTGATCGAGGAGGTGAACCAGAAGGGAGCCTCCCTCCTCGGCTACCGGCCGGGGGAGCTCGCGGGCAGGCCGTTCCTCGACCTCTTCCCCATCGGGAAGGAGAGGAAGGAGATCACCGATAGTGTCTCCCGCGGGGGATCGCTCTCGGACCACGAGTGCCACCTCCGCCGGAAGGACGGGCACGTCCTCCACTGCCTCCTCGCCGCGGGTCCCCTCCCCGGGAGGCGGACGGTCTACACGGTCGTGGACATCACGGAACGGAAGAGGGCCGAGGAGGAGGTCATGGCATCGCGGCGGCAGTACGTGGATGCCCTCAACGCGATGCTCGACGGGATCGTCCTCGTCGGCAGGAAGGGGGAGATCGTCCTCCTCAACTCGACCCTCGCCCACTGGCTCTCCCTCTCGGGGAGGGAGAACGAGATCGTGGGCAGGGACGCGGGGGTCGCGATCCCCTGCCTCCGGGGGCAGGCCCGCGAGGCGATCCGGGCCGTCTTCGAGACCGGGGAGAGCGGCCGGCTCACGCTGTCCCACGTCGTCCGCGGGAAGGAGCACTTCTTCGACACGCACATAATCCCGGTCCTCGACGGAGGGGAGGTGACGAGGGTGATGGTGATCATGCGGGACATCACCCGCCGCCGCGAGCTCGAGCGCGAGAAGAAACGGGCGTACGAGCAGATCGAGAAGAACATCGAGCAGTTCGCGGTCCTCGGGGACCACATCCGCAACCCCGTCCAGGTGATCCTCGGCATCGCGGAGCTCGAGGGGGGGCCGTTCGCCGAGAGGATCCGCGACCAGGTCCGCGAGATCGAGAGGACAGTCGTCCAGCTCGACAGGGGCTGGGTCGAGTCCGAGAAGATCCGGAAGTTCATCAGGAAGTACTACGGGATCGGCGAGGAAATCGGGGACCCGGGGGAAAAAAATTCGAAATGA